The following are encoded in a window of Geobacter metallireducens GS-15 genomic DNA:
- a CDS encoding ABC transporter ATP-binding protein, translating into MALIEISNLTKHYSCGDETVEALRGVDIGIETGEFITIMGQSGSGKSTLLSILGGMNHPTSGKVTVNGTDLYALGEERLADFRAGNFGFVFQSFHLIPYLTAQENVMLPLTIASLKGDEKRQAALQALERVGLGGKADRLPNQLSGGEQERVAIARAIVNRPHILFADEPTGNLDTANSEAVMALFRELNDEGQTVVMVTHNPENCQYTDRTIHIRDGRVI; encoded by the coding sequence ATGGCACTCATCGAGATCAGTAATCTAACCAAGCACTACTCCTGCGGTGATGAGACGGTGGAGGCGCTGCGGGGGGTCGACATCGGCATCGAGACCGGCGAGTTCATCACCATTATGGGACAGTCGGGGTCAGGGAAAAGCACCCTTCTTTCCATCCTCGGCGGCATGAACCACCCGACCAGCGGCAAGGTGACGGTCAACGGAACCGACCTCTACGCCTTGGGAGAGGAGCGGCTGGCCGATTTTCGGGCCGGGAACTTCGGCTTCGTCTTCCAGTCGTTCCACCTGATCCCCTATCTCACGGCCCAGGAGAACGTCATGCTCCCCCTGACCATCGCGTCCCTGAAGGGCGACGAGAAACGGCAAGCGGCCCTCCAGGCCCTGGAACGGGTCGGGCTCGGCGGCAAAGCGGACCGGCTGCCGAACCAGCTCTCCGGTGGCGAACAGGAGCGGGTGGCCATCGCCCGCGCCATCGTCAACCGCCCCCACATCCTCTTTGCCGACGAGCCCACCGGCAACCTCGATACCGCCAACAGCGAGGCGGTCATGGCCCTTTTTCGGGAACTGAACGACGAGGGTCAGACCGTGGTGATGGTGACCCACAACCCGGAAAACTGCCAGTACACCGACCGGACAATTCACATTCGGGACGGGAGGGTGATCTGA
- a CDS encoding response regulator → MLNLAHNREEMNSKETWPESGDFLFVTAGKQCATIESLLIRNGLRVTRVENGEEALLVLKDEPWKVLVADALLPDMDGIELTRAALENQPSLLVILGVADPPEDFGKKAAMAGASGIVHKPYEPDQLFPLLWFLMQ, encoded by the coding sequence ATGCTGAATTTGGCCCACAACAGAGAAGAAATGAATTCGAAAGAGACCTGGCCAGAGAGCGGCGACTTTCTTTTCGTGACCGCAGGGAAGCAGTGCGCCACCATTGAGTCGTTGCTAATTCGTAACGGTTTGAGGGTTACCCGCGTGGAAAACGGCGAAGAGGCGCTCTTGGTGCTTAAAGATGAACCATGGAAAGTCCTAGTTGCCGATGCCCTGCTTCCCGATATGGACGGGATCGAACTGACCCGTGCAGCGCTCGAGAATCAGCCCAGCCTTTTAGTTATTCTCGGTGTCGCCGACCCGCCCGAAGATTTCGGGAAAAAAGCAGCAATGGCAGGTGCGTCGGGTATAGTTCACAAACCCTACGAACCGGACCAGCTGTTTCCGCTCCTTTGGTTCCTCATGCAATAA